From the Synchiropus splendidus isolate RoL2022-P1 chromosome 3, RoL_Sspl_1.0, whole genome shotgun sequence genome, the window TTAGTCAGCTAGTAGTACAAGTACAATTTTTTAGCTCACTAGAAGCTCAAGTAGAAATGTATGTCTACTAGTGCTACTAATGAGTGACAGTGTAGTATTTGAAAGTATTTGTTCATTTTAGCCTGTTCCACACAGGTCACGGAATACGgcggcctcaagtggacaaaattaacTCTCACAATACATGGATTCATGAGCCTTATCAGTTTGACAAAGGATAAAGGTTGGCTGTAAATGTTGGCTCAACTTCTTTGACATCCAGCACCTTCGATGGTGTAATGTGACTTCTATGACGAAACTTAGTTTCCTTATTGCATTCAGAGATTCTACATATATCTTTTTAACATACGATGTTATTATTCATCTTATGTATGTccaaatatgtaataatgtatacaatgaaaaaacaattttatttcatatattttttaatttcacattgtgtttgctcagacgcaTGAGAAATTACACAGAACAttgactgtgtgtgttccaTGCTACAATTTTAGGCAGTTGCATTGAACCCTATGTGGATTTAATTTCATGATACTCAAATGATGGGCTCTCGAGTGGATCGTAGACCAGCCCATCTAGTGACCCTCCCAGACCAGCAGCATCAGCATGGATAAAGTTGAAATTTACAATGGTGCAGTCCTGGAAGGTATCAGTATTCATCTCTTCAGTGTGTGTCATGCGCCACTGGTGAGCCTTCCTTCTCGGGTGACCTTTTCCTTCAAACATGACCTACCTCCCAAAGGTCCGAGGCCCTCACTCCCTCCACTCAGGTGCAACACTACGAGGACGTGTTATGATTATGATCATATTagataagataaaaaaatgCCCCATGCCTAAATCAGATACCCCCCAAATACGTGAGAGCCATGGCAGGGATGTTCCTCCTGATGCTTGTGCCTATGAATGAGGTCTGCTCACTATGGTTTTATGAAACAGATTCTCGGCCATTAGTGATGCTGACATAGAGGATCATGTGAGGAGGCTCCATGATCAATATCTAAGATGAGAGCGTGCCTGCACGCTAGTGGGATTCTAGTGACTCAAAGAAGGGTTTGAGAGACCCTTAAGCGTGctgatccagctgctgcagcgcaCAAGTGGCGCCAAACAGTGGCTAGACACTATGCTCCATTTCCCAACAGCATGTGGCACGTAGAAGGCCATATGTGTCTCATTTGGTAGGAGGGGCGGAGCTCTACTCACTTATTGTAACTGAGCATAAATGCTAgtacagaaaacagaaatagTTAAGTTATTGAGAAATGAAAGatcattattatcataattTTCTTGCATTTTAATGGTGACACAAGTGAATTAAGAGATGACTATAAAGTTTAACAGCAACACTTGCAGTCAAAATGATAAAGTctgaccaaaaaaataaaatatgttcatTAAATTcactataaatataaatatataaatatattcatcaaattcaataaatgtaGAATAACATAAACTCAAATAACTAAGTCTTTAAGTTCAACCAATGAAGAGGCtgtattcatttcttttgtgaAGACTAATAGTAATATATGAACAATACATTAAGTATTAAtgcaaaaacagaaatggattttaaaaagaGGGCAATtaacaaaaacatcaatgtacataataaaaatacattttgtcctTCCCCTTGTGAAGTATATACAGTCCAGGCCAAAAGTTTGGATATGCCGTCTGACTCTgtgttctttcttcatttttactactttctgcATTGGAGGTACATACTGAAGACACCAActatatgaagcaggatatatggaATTGTCTAgttatgaaaaaaatgttgaataactcTAAATAACTATAAAATTTTAGATGAGTCAAACTAGCCACCCTTTGCTTTGTTGGCATCGCTGCAAACCCTTGGCCTTCATGATGTGGTCACCTGTTGGAACACATTGTCAGGTGactgcatcatgaagctcatcgcCAAGAGTGAGCATTAAAGCAGCAATTTGTTATATttacacataaataaatgattttcagatttcctgagatgatttattttgaacagtccaaagtccTGGAGTGAGACtgtccagctctctgttaaagcAACACTTCGtagtgaggagtccaagaagagaaagtGTGAAACCGACAGGAGTCAATATAGGAggtgcatttacagcctggagAGAAATGAAAGCTACCAAAGGATTTCCCTCTGATTCTGAAGTTGCGATGTTTCTACTCGtcttgtaagtcaattttgcgTTCACTACTGTCTCTGCCGTGTTGGCAAATcaataaacaaatgtatatatgcttgttgtttgtatataagtgtagtgTATGTATGTTTGCAGTGAAACAGAAACTGCGATGCTAAAATGGGATAGATATAAGTAGTGTAtgatgaaaatagtttttcaatgaaatgaaacgCCAGCGAAAACGACTTGCTCACGTTCtaacacagttatggatgttCGTCTGCTGTTTGTCGAATTGCACTGTGGAAGCGTACAGTGATCATATAGGTGGCTGAACCCAGTAGCCACGATGCTAATAAGGCCtgtaaggcattctttgtgcttactgcgggtcttgggtgtgttatcaagtgtggggaacttatttttgagatgataacaaatgtGTAAGTGTCCGTTAGTCATTTTATTGCGTTTATGATGGTATAGTGTAGATATATCCAGCAAAACGTTTTTGCTCCGACATTAGCCGCTAGCGGCTACCGTctgctagcatttatcagacagaaaaatagtcgattcactgtcatttgcagtgtttatggtccatctggttagagggcaccggaatattagccacactcaccaaatctaagaaggaaaatagatctttttcgtacataagccgcaccagtctataagccgtgggtgcaccgttgctgtctgtgccacagaaaatgcataaggatcacttctagcgatcctctagtagtcgttttgaaaacggggtccagtgtcgagactgactcatgaaacaatcttgccaatgttctgaactccagtcatgaactcctcacatcttatttacatttaaagtgttcaaaaagtgctgttttcacccaccagtagatcgtctctgttggcagagctgtgcacacgcgggcgaaaacagcgcaatttgagcgctttaaaggtaaataaaattcCCCTGATGTCAtttgtttgatgtgacgaggctcaatatttttgccagcatgacgctctttagactgtaaaaactagggatgaTATGCTTCGTGTTccaaatgtcacgctcagaccggcgagtgactcctggttcctgcagtttcactttcatgagcagcagaaaactcactgtgctccgtgctggtgttttaaatatcgtattgaatttgtggcgttgacgccttttaacgtgcatgtgctgcaggatgcaaacttcacatgacagactgaaaaaagttTCAGTTGCCCAGCGAGCGGTGAGTCGGCAGGGatggaggagcggacgcatcacaaaccgcaggcggtgcctcatcagaacgccTGCTGTCACGTGATCAGATTttgtgatcggcattcacagatcacgacgagttcagcctttcataatagaggccgatcgattggagcatccctcataaatatccatatattagccgcatcgttttataagccgcagtgttcagaccacaagaaaaaagttgcggcttatGGTACGgtatatctcatgttctatctgtagctgctgccggagagtcctctgctctgcagagctgctcggggctgctgagagacgcgaccagcgccacatttcatcatccctgacaCTTGgtctggaactgattgaagaagaatagtttctaactctgacgtctTTAAGAAAACACTGAATGAGAGGTGAGTCCAATCTTTTGGCCACTACTTTAAATACTTtaaatcaccttatttaaactgaagctctcttcatgtcttcaaaatatttgtataagaattttaaTGTTATCAgaatagtgaaaaacatccctgaaccaaagcaaacagatgcttttgtttgctttggttcagggattcctccatgtttgttgttgttgttatcatcctagcagccacgtgtcttgtgcatcagtgtgatcagtggagcaggaactcctgcacttacaaaggttccctgttgtctggagagcaaactgttcaattaaattacattaaattcgATGATAATATTTTacgtttttgttgtaattaatgacACATGATGCTGGTATTGACGGGAACATAGCTGCGGTGTAGTTTTTCAAAAAGAATGAATTGTTCTGTTAATGTCCACCGGTAACGGAGATGTAATACTGCACGTTACTGCTCCCCAGCAACACCGCTACACAGCAGCAAGGATTCCTTGCGGGGCAACCCGTTTATTTATAGGGAGAGGTCGAGCCTACACGGGGAGAGTGAAACAAATCAACTCTCATGCACAAGGCGCAGCCTGGGAGTGAATAAACCAATCGTGAAACCTGTATGAAGCACGTATAACGTATAACCACATTACTGTATAACTGATAGGTCACAGGTGCTAAAGCTTGCACTGTGTTTTGTGCTAAACTTGGTTGCATATTGAGATCTCTGGTGAACTTTACATGGTCAGCCCAACATCTTTGACTTTACACAAGCTGGCAGCTTTATTATTCTCCCCGATAGTTGCCATCACCAAATGAAGGCTACCGTCGCACACAACGTTGATATCATCATGGATAGAGTAACATCTTGCTTCCGGTATTTGTCTGCTCTGGCTTCTAAACCTACTCGCCAGTATTCACAACCACAAAGTGAATGGATTTCATGAACTTCAAAGTCAGATTTCATGAGCATTTATTGAAAATCAGTTTTACAAAATATTGCAAGTTCATTTCAGATATGTGACAGAATTGCTGAGTGATAACATCAGTTCAACGTGTTTGAGACAATTGACTTTAATACAGGAATTACAGAACATTGATCCAAGATAGTTTTCTTGCCTTATTGCCATGAAGAACATTTGTTCGAAGGGTGGCTGTGAAATCAGGCAGAGGTAGATAGAGCTGCAATCTATTTTCCATAAAACTTAAATAGAGATGTGCTTTTTCTGTGCTACAGCAATACATTCAACACTGAATGTGAGGCAGAAGTGCAAACTCATGGTTCTGCCACAGACGACAACATCAGGACTGTTCCGTTGAGAAAGGTGCTGTTTTGTGTTCACAAATACCAACAAGCTCAAGTTCATTTATGCTGATAAGCAAATACCAAAAGTCCATGATCCAGGAAAAGCAAAAATGAGGATCAAATAAAATCTGTTAACACAACACTCAATATATACACAGGTAAAAATATACTATAAATATATAACAGgcataaaaaacaaagtcagaagCAGCACATAGCGGGTTGGCAGGCAGCATAAACAGTTGTCTTTTATCCTTCAAAAAGAGTTCATTTGTCCTGAGGCGTTCTGACCTGAGGCCGGGCGATTCTCATCTAGGGAGGGAAACAAGGCAGCAATAAGTAAACACCTTTCAACTTCAATTGTACTTTTCTATGTCATGTCCAGTCGAGTAGCAGTTGAACTTTGGTACGTGATCTCAGGAGGCTTTGATATAGAGGATCAAAAATGAAACCTTGCCAGAGGATTTATTTGGCATGAATGTGCCTTTTTAATGCAGCATTTATTGCATCAGCCCTAAATTCCAAATCAagccaaatttttttttttttcatccaggaTCAGGTGAAAATAAAACGCTACGTTCAGAGCTTCAGAGTTTTGTGATAGTTTACTGACCGGTGGGTTGGAGGGAGTCACCCTCGAATTGGAGTTGACGGAGTTCCCAGTGGAGCGAGGAGAATGTCCATCAGAGCCAGGCCTGCTGTCCCAACCAGGGCTGGGCTGTCGGTTGTTGGAGTACAGAGGTGCTGAATTCACCCTGTAGACAGGCGTGGGTCGCTGGctcatctgctcctctgtgCTTGTGCTCCATTCATCATGTATGTACGTGGGGTTTCTATAATCATCTGCTGGGAAAACATCTCAAGGTCACAAACAAGTCTCCACCAACACTCACTTGGTCCGACCTCTTCAGTTTCACGGCACCATCTGACCCAACATGGGCATCTCAAAGATAAATCCTTCATGAGGATTTGAAAAACCTGAACAATGGAAGACAAACTCTACAAAGCTATGACTGAAAAAAGATTTAGAATTCCATGGGTTTGCAGAACATTTACTTATATGGTACTTAAAGAGCCTATATCGCACAGGTTTTGTTGATTGAGAACCACAAGATTGAGGAAGGCTTAGCAGGAGGAATTTGGCCATCCACCAAGACTTGTTGATGAGCACCCATGGATGTAGTCTGGGGATCATTCACCACATTCACCTCATGGAGGTCTTGCTAGCTATGCGAAACAACTGAGACCAGGAAACAGAGCATCACGTCACCTTTTTAAAGAATACATTTGCTGAAAACCCAGCACCTACCTGAGTTGTTTGGCCCAGTGGAGCTGTTTGAGCACGACCACTGGAAGTCCTCTTTCAGACACTGGTTCACCAGCTTCTCCTTCAGGTCTCGTTTCCTAAAAAGGGCAACAATGTCCAGTCATGAAACATACTTAGGGAAAAAGATTGTTTTCAAACTTAGAGAAATACAATACATCAAGTATGGATGAAGGTACACAGTTTGTCTTGACTATCTTCAGGACAGGGCCAGAAGATGGAGCTCCTTACCATTCCAGCCTTTGTTTCTTGATTATTTTGTATGACGTCAGGCCAGCCACAGTCAGTACGAGGCCAACAAGGGTGGCACCAAACCCTGCACCAAATGCAGTCTTGTGCACTGGATATGCACAGTCTGCAGCCAAGTACCACATGTGGTCCAAGCAACTGAAATAATGGAGGGCAGCAGTTCAATGACAGCGATCGCTCACTTCAGCCACACACATAAAGGCCACAtggagcaaaacaaaaccttgagAAAGGAACAGAAATCTTAGATTCAAATACTCTGACATAAAATGATGCGTCCAACCTGAGCAAAACTTGGATTTTAAAAATCATAAACAGACGTAGTTAGCATGTAAAACATTGAGAGTCAAGTGTTGACCCCTTTATCTGGGCTGCTGACTGTGTAGGGCGACATCCATGTTTGAGTTGAGGACAATAAATAGACCCTTGAACAGAAAAAATCGTTGGCTTCAATAAATGTTCACAATGATTATTGAATATGACACAAGTATCAGGTCAGGTACAGGTTTGCTATTCCACTTATTGTATTTCCAGTCACTTACTCGCAGTAAGCGCCGTCTGCTCTGATCTGGCAGAGTGACCTGCtgtagcattttttaaatgttgaatgaCGCTCGGAGCATGGCGTCACACACACGATGCCTCCTGTCCCAGTTTCCTTTGCTTCATAGAGATGAGTCAAATTTTTATTCTCCACAAAGGAATCACAGATCTCTGGAGGAGAGATAGAAAGCTGTGTTAGACTTTGACATCCTGTCATCAAATGCATCAAGTTATGTTTAAGAATTCTTTCATGGTTTGAAGTGAACCAAATCCTGTGTCCACATTCTGTACGTTAACAGTACTCTGGTCGTTATTCGTGCTAGATTGGCTCTGTGAGAATGATCTTTGAGATCTAACAATAGCATTCACTTGCAGGAAAATTCAACGTCTACATGATGATAAAAGCGGCTCCTTCAGAAATAAGAGGAAATCTGCTCTGGAGCAAAACTGGTGATATTCGACAGGCAAACCCACGGTTATTCAAAAGCTCCTCTTCACTGTCGACATCGAAGGTAGGTTCACCTGTGACGTTGAATGGACAACCTGCAAGcgacaaaaaaatcaaaatacagcGTGAAGAGCCAATAGTTATCGAGCACATGGATGACATGATGGTCGTACCTCTTGTACAGTTGTACAGCTTATAAACAGCAATGATGACTGCTTTTGCGTCCGTAAAATATGCATTCACAACGGAACCGTTGTTGGGAATCTCCAACACAACATCGTGGGTGACGTTCACACTGGGGTTGGAAAAAGTCAAGAAATGTATCAGACACTTTATatgatatttataaatatatatgtgattttgttgtttaaatcacACATGACACACCTGGTCACTGTTTAAACAAATAAACCGGACTCAGACTTTTATGGATCTGACTGGATGTCTAGAACTGAAAACCTATGTAACATGCATGTTGAATATTGAGACACACAGAATAGAGACACACACAAGTCCTGGTTCCAAACGTAATGAAAATTGAGGTTgttccctatatatatatatatatatatatatatatatatatatacagtggtggtcaaaagtttacatacacttgtaaagatcataatgtcatggctgtcttgagTTTCCAGTTATTTATGAGGAGGCTACTGTGCAAGAAGGAAGCCTTTGCTCCAAAAGGGGCACCTTAAGGCTCGACTAaagtttgctgctgatcacatggACAAAGATAAGACCTTCTGGAGGAAAgttctgtggtcagatgaaacaaaaattgaGCTTTTTTGGCCACAATGCCCAGCAATatgtttggaggagaaaaggTGAGGCCTTTAACCCCAAGAACACCATGCCTACCATCGAGCACGGTGGTGGTAGTATTATGCTGTGGGCCTGTTTTGCTGCCAATGGAACTGGTGCTTTACAGAGAGTcaatgggacaatgaagaaggaTTACCTTCAAATTCTTCAAGAAAACCTAAGGTCATCAGGCCGAAGGTTGGGACTTGGGCGCAGTTGGGTGTTCCAACAGGACAATGACtccaaacacacatcacaagAGGTAATGGAATAGCTAAATCAGGCTAGAATCAAGGTTTTAGAATGGCCTTCTCCAAAGACCTGACTGAAACCCCATTGAGAACATGCGGACAATGCTGAAGAAACAAGTCCATGTTAGAAAGCCAACAAATTTAACTGAACTGCACCAATTCTGTCAAGAGGAGTGGTCAAAGATTCAACCAGATACTTGCCAGAAGCTTGTGGACGGCTACCAAAAGTGCCTACTTGAAGTAAAAATAGCCAAGGGACATGTAACCAAATATTAGTATTGCCGTATGTATATTTTTGACCAGTTGATTTGGTCACATTTTCAGTTTACCCATAATAAAGTCATAAAAGAATCAAACTTCATGATTGTTTTGTGTGACAAACAAGTATCTGTTTCAATCACTCGATCAGAGAAAAATCAGACTCGAAGAAATAACTGGAAActcaagacagccatgacattatgttctttacaagtgtatgtaaacttttgaccaccactgtatatatatatgtgtatatatatatatatatatatagttgcaaAAAACGTACTTATATTTAGCATGAATGTGGTCATAAATGGCTAATTTGGGGATTTtcataacatgacatttcattACCCAGCGACAGGAGCTGGTGGGCGACTGGTGGCAGCCATGACCTGGGCTTCCATTCTCACCTAGAATCATCACATTGACATCCAGTTATAGTGCATCAGTCATCATGCTGGAGAATGAATTCCCTTACCGCAGCCAAAATGTTGCCCGACAGACGGATCGGAAAAAAACCAGGGCTGTCAGTGTCATGGAAAAGAAGAGACGATGTCAATGGTCCTGCGGCTGTGATGTGACCAGGATTATTGGCAAATAAAAATCCATTACCTGACGCTGGTGACctctacattttttaaataggaAATGTTGGAGCGGCTGTAATAACCTTCAATCTGAAATGATCACGTGACAAAAAGTTAAACAAAAAACGTGACAACAGAGTGGAACAATCCACAATTGACAGCGTGTACCAGACGAGTGAAGTTCTCGACAAAGGCTTTGTACTcctctgatgatgtgttgtTATAAGCGTCATCATACTTGTCTTCGACCACCAGACTGACCAGGACGGCTGCAGTGATTGTGACTATAATAGACAGTAAGAATTGGATGAATAGGATATGAATTAGGAAGAGGAAATTCATATGTGAATTGAGAGAACATGCTCCTTTACCTGGCTTAATTTCACCCACAAATTCACAGTTAGGCCCAAAGAATCCGTTCGGACAGACAGTTGTGGATGGTGCTGTAGTGAAAGTGGGGGTGGCAGACTGTGTAGGTGGAGTAGTTTCAACAGAAGTGGAGCTGGATGTAGTACTTTCAGAGGTAGTTGAGCCAGATGTAATACGATCAGAAGGAGTGAAGCCTGAAGTCGCTGTTGAAGTCTGTTCAGTTACAATAGTAGATGTTGGTTGagatgtagtagttccatcagtagttgtttctgttgtaatggtatcggtcgtggttggttcagatgtagcagtgccagcagtagttgtttctgttgtaatggtatcagtcgtggttggttcagatgtagtagttccagcagtagttgtttctgttgtaatggtatcagtcgtggttggttcagatgtagcagtgccagcagtagttgtttctgttttaatggtatcagttgtggttggttcagatgtagtactTCCAGTAGTAGATGTTTCTGTtctaatggtatcagtcgtggttggttcagatgtagcagtgccagcactagttgtttctgttgtaatggtatcagttgtggttggttcagatgtaggaGTTCCagcagtagttgtttctgttgtaatggtatcagtcgtggttggttcagatgtagtagctCCATctatagttgtttctgttgtaatggtatcagtcgtggttggttcagatgtagcagtgccatcagtagttgtgtctgttgtaatgttatcagtcgtggttggttcagatgtagtagttccatctatagttgtttctgttctaatggtatcagtcgtggttggttcagatgtagcagtgccagcactagttgtttctgttgtaatggtatcagttgtggttggttcagatgtagtagtatcatcagtagttgtttctgttgtaatggtatcagtcgtggttggttcagatgtaggaGTTCCagcagtagttgtttctgttgtaatggtatcagtcgtggttggttcagatgtagcagtgccagcagtagttgtttctgttgtaatggtatcagttgtggttggttcagatgtagcagtgccatcagtagttgtttctgttgtaatggtatcagttgtggttggttcagatgtaggaGTTCCagcagtagttgtttctgttgtaatggtatcagtcgtggttggttcagatgtagtagctCCATctatagttgtttctgttgtaatggtatcagtcgtggttggttcagatgtagtagttccatctatagttgtttctgttgtaatggtatcagtcgtggttggttcagatgtagtagttccatctatagttgtttctgttgtaatggtatcagtcgtggttggttcagatgtagcagtgccagcagtagttgtttctgttgtaatggtatcagtcgtggttggttcagatgtagcagtgccatcagtagttgtttctgttgtaatggtatcagtcgtggttggttcagatgtagcagtgccagcagtagttgtttctgttataatggtatcagttgtggttggttcagatgtagtactTCCAGTAGTAGATGTTTCTGTTCTAATGgcatcagtcgtggttggttcagacgTAGCAGTGCCAGCactagttgtttctgttgtaatggtatcagtcgcggttggttcagatgtagtagtatcatctatagttgtttctgttgtaatagtatcagtcgtggttggtccagatgtagcagtgccatcagtagttgtgtctgttgtaatggtatcagttgtggttggttcagatgtagtagctCCATCTGTAGTTgtgtctgttgtaatggtatcagttgtggttggttcagatgtagtactTCCAGTAGTAGATGTTTCTGTtctaatggtatcagtcgtggttggttcagatgtagcagtgccagcactagttgtttctgttgtaatagtatcagtcgtggttggtccagatgtagcagtgccatcagtagttgtgtctgttgtaatggtatcagtcgcggttggttcagatgtagtagtatcatctatagttgtttctgttgtaatagtatcagtcgtggt encodes:
- the LOC128755263 gene encoding mucin-17-like translates to TITTETTTAGTTTSEPTTTDTITTETTTAGTATSEPTTTDTITTETTTDGTTTSQPTSTIVTEQTSTATSGFTPSDRITSGSTTSESTTSSSTSVETTPPTQSATPTFTTAPSTTVCPNGFFGPNCEFVGEIKPVTITAAVLVSLVVEDKYDDAYNNTSSEEYKAFVENFTRLIEGYYSRSNISYLKNVEVTSVSPGFFPIRLSGNILAAVRMEAQVMAATSRPPAPVAGVNVTHDVVLEIPNNGSVVNAYFTDAKAVIIAVYKLYNCTRGCPFNVTGEPTFDVDSEEELLNNQICDSFVENKNLTHLYEAKETGTGGIVCVTPCSERHSTFKKCYSRSLCQIRADGAYCDCLDHMWYLAADCAYPVHKTAFGAGFGATLVGLVLTVAGLTSYKIIKKQRLEWKRDLKEKLVNQCLKEDFQWSCSNSSTGPNNSDDYRNPTYIHDEWSTSTEEQMSQRPTPVYRVNSAPLYSNNRQPSPGWDSRPGSDGHSPRSTGNSVNSNSRVTPSNPPMRIARPQVRTPQDK